AATGGACAAACAAATAGCCTGAGTTTGGCTCTGAGCACTAGCAATAAGAACAGCAAAGTCAACGATTGTAATCGTTAGTTCGTTTGTACTAAAATCTTCATGCTTTTTAGATCTTGATGCCATTCTATGAGGATATGATTGATATTAAATAAACTGGAGCAGTGACATTTAAATGTTggataaaacaaacacatgcacacacacacacacacacacacacacacacacacacacacacacacacacacacacacacacacaccacacacacacacacacacacacacacacacacacacacacagacacaaacacacagaggtttgagtgtttgttagcACACATATTGTGTTTTAATAGGCATCTCATCTCAAAATATGTGCTATGCCTGCAAGGCTTTACTGACGTACTGTGtatgagaagggggggggggggggggggtgggggggggggggagggggtttgggtTGCTTGGAAACCCCTGTGGCTCCTGCAGGCGTCCTGAGCGAATGGAGACCCCTATAGAGACCACCTCGCAGCTGGAAACAATGCAGTGGATAAGCTGTGCGGGACACATGTGCGAACCAACACACGTGATAATGCCCGCATATTAAATGCATCAAGCACAGAGCAGCACACaagcatgtaaacacacacacacacacacacacacacacacacacacacacacacacacacacacacacacacacacacacacacacacacacgcacacacaaacacacagacacacagaaattcACCCCTCGGAATTAGTTCATGTTTCtatggtgaaaatgtctataTTTAGATGTATAGAAATAGATTGATTCTTCGGCACCAACATTTGCATTCATGTGTGACTCCATCCAACAGCCTTATGCTATTTCTGTATTATTATTCCCATGTGTGTCCGTGGACGTTATCTTGGCCGGCTCAGAACCACATTGCAGCGATCTGCAGCCTCTCTAATTGGTTCGTATGTGGCTACCTTATAAAAACATGGTGGGCCAATTCTCTCTCAATTCACAACTTTAGTCACAAATGACATTAAGAGGGGATTTCTGTATATGTTAATATAGCAACAAGAATGATGCAACACCAAGTTGTTGTATAAGTCCAACTCATTCAACACCTTTAACGTTCCACTCGTAGGTGATTTCCTTCAGTGAATCAGTGAGCCGTATGCAGACCAATAGTTGTGCCTTTTGACTGTGTGTTCCTTCACCGTCCATGCAATCGGCAGCGGACACAAAAGAACAGAGGGACGCCGGGCGACTTATGTGGAGGTGGGGGCGACAAACGGAGGGCAACTTTGTAGCCTTGGAAACTGTTGCTAAGTAGCAGATGGAGGGATCCCTAGACAGAGGGTGACAAGGATAGAGGCAAAGAGCAGGACAAGAACGCaggtaaaaaacaaaacatttggaGAAGAAATTAGCCGTtcaatcagtctctctctccctccatcgttGAGTAGAAGTATGTCAACGCAGAGCAAGTTGCATCCTCAGGTCATCATATGGAGATGGAGGACACATAAAGTGTAGGCATGTGTACTTCGACAGCAATGAGGTCATCTTGATGCGAGTCCAGGGAAGACAGAAGTTCGACGTTACGAAAGGCCTCAAATAAGATGGTGGTAGGCTTCTTTATTTCTCCTAGGCGTGGAATTTGAGAAACTCCAGGACAGTAGAAGGAATGTCAAATAAAATAGCGtcaaccaaacaaaacaaatgcagaaaacacgtatagtagtaggcctatagacACAAAAAGAGCAGCGGCAATGCACTCTCATCTCACTGTCAGGCTCCACAGAGTTCCATCTATGTGTAACATAAAACATTCTGCCACCGTGTCCCCCTCCCTGCACAAAACACAGCTTCTGGACGAAATCCCGCCCACAATGTGCTCATCCATACAGTCCACTCAGGACTACAGCGGCCGAGCCCATGTCATGTGTTTACTCTGACTCCCGCTGCACGCAATCAAGCCACAGGTCCACAATCCCTTTTTTTAATGGTGTTGGACGACGTATCTCTCCATGGTCGCCCCTGCACTGAGCACCGTGTGATTCATCGGTCGAGGGTACCCCCTCTTTCATCACCAGCACAGGAACAGCTGCCCCCCGATGCTGTGTCGCTAGCACATATTATGACACCGAGCTAACGAATGCAGAAACAGACGCGCCATTGATCATGTGTTTAATGGAGGCCACGCAGGGGAAGTGGACGGTATCGAGGTCATATCTTGGTCGTTATTGTTTCGAACTTTACCTAGATCGAACTATAAATGCTCACATTAACTTCACTGTACCTGTGTCAACTTCCATTTCAAATGATTGTCCATGATGGCTGCTGAATTGTTGAGGCATTTCCCAGCATGCAACCTGTTCAGAAGATGTCCCTgagcccttttctctctctctctctctctctctctctctctctctctctctctctctctctctctctctctctctctctccctccctccctctctccctccctacttcACGTAGAAGACAAAGATAGACAGCAAAAGAGAATGTCTCATCACATTGGCCTTATCTGCTTGGCCACCGTCCCCTGCCTCCAGAAAGCAATTTAAAggccagacacagacagagagggtgagagagggagagagagagggagagagagagagagagagagagagagagagagggagagagagagagagagagagagagagagagagagagagagcccttcCTAGTTGATTAGGATTATAAATTCCAAACCACTTCTGTACTGTTTGCTGAAAACCTACAAATGATGCGTTGATGTTAACCATGTCAGAAATATATTGGTCGCAAAGTTAGTGGCCTGACGAATATTCCTTTCTGTGACAAAGCTTCCATTCTGGGTCAGTTCAAACATGGTTTACGTCAATGATTCTAGCAATAAAAGGGTAAATTTCAGGAAACAACTTCCAAGCTTTTACAGCTGCACTATCATTTCAAAGCAAAAAAAGTTTGAAACAGTACATCTTCTACATTCTTTACCCATATAAACTAACAGTTTGCCAATTGAAATCTAAAGGACAGTAAGATAACTTTATGGTCTTGCTCTGAATCCAAAGGATAATAAGTTTACTTTATGGTCTTGCTCTTAATCATAAGGATAATAAGTTTACACTATGGTCTTGATGGTACGCTCTAAGCACTGACCTTGCTCCCAAGGTGCACCCACTTTCCGTTCTGCTAAGAAGCAATTAATCTTAACCTTGATGACAGCAGTTCATTAATAATTAAGATGTTCTTAAACTCTTAAATTGCTAGACCCTCTATTTCTTTACTGGTCCCTTGCACAAAGCCTCTGTccttctcaaacacacacacaatcaggtgcgtacacgcaagcacacacacacacacacacacacacacacacacacacacacacacacacacacacgcaccccccacacacacaaacacacatacaaacacacacaaacacacacacaaacaataaatagTCTCCGAGGGGTTTACACAAGTAAACACGAGGCTCATTACTGAAAAACCAGCAGTCCCATGAGCATTTCTTGCACTATTATCTCCCAAGGCTTCATTTAACTGTAGAGCAACATGGATATATTGAATTTGGGGAAAAATACTCAGATCTGTGTTCTCCTCAGCCTCACGCAGTGTTGACAATCGTTTTTTACCACACAACTGGGCCGCTGCTTAGAAGTTTTGTCACAATGAAGGAATTAATGGTGATGCCAAGCGGTTCATCATAATAAAGCGATTGATGTTAATGCTCGGAGGTGGTGAATATAAATGCTCAGAGGTTTGTCATAATGAATTGATGAATGGTGATGCTTTGAGGTTCTTCATAATTACAGTTATTTTATGTTATATGTCCTGAGACTTAAATAGttcttagcatcgtgtagcatcttatcctagctatctttgttgtatacggggaacgggttaacctagcaattgtaagaGCTTAGCACTTGTTCTATAAGATGTTTGTCCAATAGTTAcctctattggggggggggggggggggggggtacatgaGTGGACCTCTAGCAGTCAGGCCTGGTCCTCTTCGCCCTGGACGGTGGGTTCATCGCACGTCTTTGTCCTTCAGGATGTAATAATCCCAATCTCCCCATCTGTCCCTttcccatcctcttcctctactcTCAGGCCTCTTTTCCTattctccctgcctctctctctcgtttctctaATCCTACCATCCTCTCTTGTGCTTCTTCTAATCAcccccactctctgtctctcggttcCTCATACTCCCTCCCACTTtcgctcgctttctctctctctctctccatctggctGTCATATTGTGGTTTTATCTGTTCCCTTTATCTTTATGGAGCCCTCTGTCCGTCCAGCTCAGAGAATTGGACCCGAGCTTCATTTGACATAACGCCCTTCgccaaaaaaaatcccccctGGGATTACACAACCAATCTACTCCGAGGTTATAATCTGCTTCCGTCTACACCACTGGGCTGCTGGTGAACTTCTAATGCACACTGCCTAAATCAACCCGATCTAAATGATACATTTACAAGGATGAGGGCCAGTGGCCTTGTGGCAGGCTCAGAGGAACCAAGATGGGAAAGATATTTCCAAACATTCATGACTACACATTGTTTATTCCTGTGTGTCCTGAATTAAGGCGGTGCTGCAAACCAAATAGCATATTCTTAGGAAAATAAGGTATTGAACCATAAACAGACAGAATTAAATCCAAGCTCAGAGTAACGAAATAGCAAATACAGGCACATTTGGTGCAGCATGTCTGCCCTTGGCCATTCACCTGATATGTCCACAGGCACATGTGTCAGATGAATTGTGGTTAATCCCATAATGAATGTCCACAGGTTTTACTGACTTTATAAGGTTTGTTATTGTCATGAATACTGGTAGTTTAATTAATTCAGCCGAGTGCATTGAACTGATGCCAGTCCTCAAACTAATAGCTCTCCATGTATTGGTCAGTTATAAAGTAGGGCAGACAGGTTAAGCTTGTGTGGATAGAGGGGGTTACACAAATCACTTTGAAGTAACAATGCAACATTTCAACTAGCTGGTAGCTTAAGGTAACCTTGACATATCTATGTACTTGTTTGAGGAGGCTGAACTACTTATTTTATTCAACAATTAACAGGCCATTATCGTTTGGATAATTCATTACCATACGAttacattcatatttattatatacattttacTTGGGAGTGAAGCTTCAGGAAAGTGCAATTTCATTCCCTTTCAATGGAATCAAGCAAGATATTTACGTTATGTTTATGCAAGCAATAGGTTCAACAAGCACACAAAACTGACTAAGCCAAAACTTTGAAATAGTGAAGACACAGCTTTTTGTATGGAAAACTCGTATTGCAAAACATAAAGGAGAGGAAATGGAATTACTTTCAAAACAACTTTAATAATTTGGGCAttgaatacaaaaacaaaaagaatgTGGTCTTGGTTGGCTGACATAAAACCACAGTAAGTATTTACAGTCGCATATCTACAAGAAAAGGGTGGGCTGCTGAGAGATTTGCTTCACTAAATTAAAGTTAAGTGAACGAGGGAAAACTGGAGGGGGGTGATGGAAGTGCCAAAGATTTCTTAAGGGCCGGTTTGATGACGAGACAGCTCTCCAACTCATACACACTAGAGGGATCGCAAGAATGTTAAACTGCCAAGACcatatttgtatgcatgtaaATCAGTATTTGCCTACACTCTTCACTGCAGCTCTGTCCGGAAGTGGCCTTGATTCACCCATGGGATGTGGCCAAGAGTGGGTCTCATTGTGTGCATCAAGTCCTCTGGATCTCCTGTCCTCGAGGGAACAcccccactcccactggaggagCGCTTAGGAGGCCTCCTCGTCGATCTTGGGGGCCAGGTAGTATTTGACGTGACCCATGTCTGCGATTTTGTACTCGACCACtggaaataaaaataagtttggTTAGTTCGAGATAGGGGGGGACATGCATGTAGTAAAAAGAATGACGAATAAACTGATCCAATTGGCAAACATGATCTCCATCACTGACCTAGGGGGATATCTGCAGACATGCTGAGAATGACGGTCTTGGACAGCGGCGTTGCTTTGGTGAAAAAGTTCAGGTAGTTCAGGGCGAAGATCAGCTGCACCGGCTCGTTCATCTCAATGGTCACCTACAACACAGAAAACAAACGCGTTTTAATACAACGGGTTATGAGGCCAAAACCAGCCCACATGGCTTCACGGTGAACAGAGAAGGACTTACAGCCTCGTCCTCCTTGTCAACGTTGCTGGTCTGGGACAGCTTGACGTTCCCGGTCCCGAGCTCTCCAGTTGCGGAGAACTTGACTCCGTCCTTGGCACAGGAGATCATGACGGCGTCTCCGATCTGGGAGAGGTCCCGGCAGATACGGGCAAACTCCCCCGACGGCATCTTCACCACACAGCTGTACTCCTGCTCCTGGAagcacaagcagacacacgGTTAGACCAAGCGCGTGGGTACCACCTAGTGGTGCTTCTCTGTAGTGTTTACATAAAAAATTGTTTTCTTCCTTGAAATATGTGCTtgtgcctcccccccctccataacAGAATCTTAAGCATATTAAATAGCTTAATGTAGCAAACACTTACTGGGATCCCCAGTTGCTCCACATCAAGGTCCATGAGCTTCATCTCATAGTCTGAGACTTTCTCCTGGTCTGAAATTGGAACATGGAAACATTTAACAATTGTATTTTGGGGACCGTGACGTCAAGGTAAATACACAGCTGAAAGGCTGACACTTACTGATGGTTTCAAACACAAGAACGAGCGTGTCAGCATTGTCTTCTGCTCTGAGGGTGATGATATCTTCATTTCCAGCACACTTCAGGATCTTTGACATACtgtgagaaaaacaaaaaaataatcagaAATGTGCAACATACTTTTAGAATGACTGAGAATGAAAATGTATTCTTATGGATGAAGATCATAGCAGAGTTGTTTAGAGCACATGGCTAGTCATCGAcagcaatacaaaaaaaaggggCAAATGATCGAATGAAGTTTAACTGTGCGTTTGGTCTTGCAGCATAGTGAACCATATGGACAAAGAGTTCAGCGGCTAAAGCTGTCATACATGTGAAGCGGAAGGAGAAGTTCCCGGGTTCAATATTTCCCGCCATCCACCAAAGGACTTTGGCGCTCGAATGACGTAGTGAATAAGGACTTCGAAGCGCGCCTAAGGTTTCGAACCACAACAATGGatttgtttcaaccttgagaAATCGTGTGGAAGACAATAGAACTATTcgagaaacaaaataaatataactaCGATCTCTGATGTCATGGGCGAGAACTCCGTTTACGCTCCAACCATAAAGGCTTGCTCGGGCAGCTCTCTCCAAGCAAGATGGCTTCTTTGTGACATAAGCTTTAGGAACTAGCCATCTACGTACGCCTTTACAATAAAAGCGCACGGACATTTAGCTCGCATTTATTGACCGCTTAAGGCtggtaaatatataaatagcGCGAGTGAGTACAAATCCCCATCATTTGTCTTTACCAACTAGACTATCCACTGGCATTAGTCCAGGCACTGTGCTAACGGTACTCACAAGCAGGCCAAGTACCACCGTCACATAATATACAGTGAAACAGTAAGGCAGTTTAAAGAACAAATACAATCCTTGAAGAGGCACTTTCACACATGGTCAGATGTGTCATGATTAGAGTTCTCACCTGCTGAGGTTGACTCCCATGGCGAGGTTTCTGTCGCAGCGGTAGGAGTCAAACCCATCGCTTCGGAGTGTGAGCTGGACCAGAGAGACGTGAGAGGAGTCCATACTCTGCAGCGAAATACCGAACGAGCTGACATCCCAACACGCTTCTGTGATGAGATCCTTCAGAGCCTCCAATACTTTCTTCAGGATTGAGCCCTGGACCAAGCGTGCCTCGAACATGTTTAAAGTTGTATTTGTTGGCGTGAGTTAAAGAATCAAAACTTGCTGCGACCTTAGTCGTCGAATTTAGACAGCCGGCAAAGAAATAGGGCAGTCGATCAAACCTTGGCGGTAATAATGGGTTGTTTGTGGAGCAAAACAGCTAACGCTACAGCATCACACAGCAGTGGATAAAGAATGCTCGGAAAGCGCGCGCCAGCGTAAAGCTTTAAAGACTTGCGTAATAACGTCATTTCCGTGTTGCCAAACGTCCCTTCCCTCGACCAAAAGGAGTACATGAAGCGCGCCATTTTTAAGAGGTCGGATTCAGATCTGTATGCGTTTGCGAGTGTTATTCCCTTGTGTCAGTGAACTCTTCATATATTTAGTTCACTTATATAAATGAGCTAAAATACACTAAAAAGACTGTTATGctatttattattaaaataatataatttgcTATGAATAACTGAGATGGGAAAGTACCTCATTATGCCTGTGGGTGGCTTTTCTTATCTTGTAGAAGACACTTTGTTGAGAACCTCAAGCTTCTAAAAAACATTGGATATTCTAAATGAAAACGACTGTGTGGAGATATACACAGGGTTATACCTCAATACGAAGTCAGTTCAACGTTACAGTAGCTAAACCTCTGTGCTTGTCTGCAAAATACACTAAAAGTTAAATAATTAGAGAATTTAACTactcataatacacacacaaaataaaggaCTTAATCTAATCTAAGAAAACTCCAACAACTCCCCAATAAATGGATTCAGAAAACGAGattacatttaatttttttattgagtGGAGTGCTTGTTATGGCAGTTTAGATTTAATCATACGGCCGTTCCCTTGATGACACACAGTAACAAAACacgcaataaaaaaaataaaaacggtaTTTGTGTAGTGCTGTGTCCCCGCACCTGAGTACATGGATATAGGCCACTTATGTTAAGAATGGGGAACATAGGCACAAACTGAGAAAAGGGTGCACCTTCCAAGGAAGgagaagacacaaacacaactcagaTTCATGTTTGATCAGAGCAGTAGTCCATGTTGGACACAAACTACTGTAGTCTGATTTCCCTCCGTTTGATTGGCTCATGGGCTGGTGTTGAGCTCGGAACAAGCGTATTACAGATT
Above is a genomic segment from Gadus morhua chromosome 6, gadMor3.0, whole genome shotgun sequence containing:
- the pcna gene encoding proliferating cell nuclear antigen; its protein translation is MFEARLVQGSILKKVLEALKDLITEACWDVSSFGISLQSMDSSHVSLVQLTLRSDGFDSYRCDRNLAMGVNLSSMSKILKCAGNEDIITLRAEDNADTLVLVFETINQEKVSDYEMKLMDLDVEQLGIPEQEYSCVVKMPSGEFARICRDLSQIGDAVMISCAKDGVKFSATGELGTGNVKLSQTSNVDKEDEAVTIEMNEPVQLIFALNYLNFFTKATPLSKTVILSMSADIPLVVEYKIADMGHVKYYLAPKIDEEAS